One part of the Bacteroidia bacterium genome encodes these proteins:
- a CDS encoding DapH/DapD/GlmU-related protein, translated as MSDKKLPILILGTGAEARIALDIANDLDILVYGFITSEESELRKEMNDILVVAELGSEDSDTLLKDENIKMVLAEADLEQRELLSEQLATHSSEVINLIHPLARFSPFSQMGKGNILNTAAVVLANAEIGDFNWIGCHVSIGADAVIGDYCNILDGVRIGEGVVIERQAFIGAGAIIQKGIRIGEKVMIAPGAVVMTDIPDGATAFGNPAQVSK; from the coding sequence ATGTCAGACAAAAAACTTCCCATCCTGATTCTTGGTACCGGTGCAGAGGCCCGTATCGCTTTGGACATTGCCAATGACCTCGACATCCTGGTCTATGGATTTATCACCTCTGAAGAATCCGAACTGCGAAAAGAGATGAACGATATCCTGGTTGTAGCCGAATTGGGAAGTGAGGACAGTGATACTTTGCTCAAAGATGAAAATATCAAAATGGTCCTGGCTGAGGCGGATCTGGAGCAGCGAGAACTTCTGAGCGAGCAATTGGCTACGCATTCATCAGAAGTCATCAACCTCATTCATCCTCTTGCCCGATTTTCGCCCTTTTCTCAAATGGGCAAAGGAAATATCCTCAATACAGCTGCTGTAGTCTTGGCAAATGCCGAGATCGGAGATTTCAACTGGATCGGCTGCCATGTATCTATCGGTGCTGATGCTGTAATCGGAGACTATTGCAATATTCTGGATGGAGTAAGAATTGGCGAAGGAGTTGTGATCGAAAGGCAAGCCTTTATTGGTGCAGGAGCTATCATTCAAAAAGGTATTAGGATAGGGGAGAAGGTAATGATTGCTCCGGGTGCAGTGGTAATGACTGACATTCCCGATGGAGCAACTGCCTTTGGGAATCCCGCTCAGGTGAGTAAATAG
- a CDS encoding fructosamine kinase family protein, whose product MSIPQELQSSLEKTQGFRIQSSRPIGGGCIHNAQELLTDRGSYFLKYNHPGALSNFQSEEKGMGILAEAGSIRTPIMMGTGESESHAYLLMEFIQSQSRAADYWEDFGQKLALLHLNSQEKFGLDHNNFIGALPQSNRPKDSWIDFFIEERIEPMLKEAIRKGAFVESIRSDFENLYQKLPQIFPQESPSLLHGDLWGGNILTDESGKVCIIDPAVYYGHREMELAFMTLFDSQPLRFYKAYHEVYPLEEGFGDRFEVYNLYPLLVHVNLFGGSYVGSVKRILKRVLGF is encoded by the coding sequence ATGTCCATTCCTCAGGAATTGCAATCGAGCCTGGAAAAAACACAGGGATTTCGGATTCAGTCTTCTCGGCCAATAGGCGGAGGTTGCATTCACAATGCCCAGGAACTCCTCACAGATCGAGGCAGTTATTTCCTCAAATACAATCATCCCGGAGCCCTGAGTAATTTTCAGTCGGAGGAAAAAGGAATGGGAATTCTGGCTGAGGCGGGGAGTATTCGTACACCGATTATGATGGGTACTGGAGAAAGTGAAAGCCATGCTTATTTGCTGATGGAGTTTATTCAGTCCCAATCGAGGGCTGCAGATTATTGGGAGGATTTCGGGCAAAAGCTGGCTTTGCTTCACCTAAACAGTCAGGAAAAATTCGGCCTGGACCACAACAATTTTATTGGAGCCCTTCCTCAATCCAATCGTCCGAAAGATAGTTGGATAGATTTTTTCATAGAGGAAAGGATAGAACCTATGCTGAAAGAAGCGATAAGGAAAGGAGCATTCGTAGAAAGCATTAGATCAGACTTCGAAAACCTTTACCAAAAACTACCCCAAATCTTCCCTCAGGAATCTCCTTCACTATTGCATGGGGATTTGTGGGGAGGAAATATACTGACTGACGAAAGCGGCAAAGTCTGCATCATTGATCCGGCTGTTTACTATGGCCACCGAGAAATGGAATTGGCTTTCATGACACTCTTTGACTCTCAGCCCCTGCGATTTTACAAAGCTTATCATGAGGTGTATCCTTTGGAAGAAGGATTTGGAGATCGCTTTGAGGTATATAACCTCTATCCCCTATTGGTTCATGTAAATTTATTTGGCGGTAGTTATGTGGGATCGGTGAAGCGGATATTGAAGCGTGTGTTAGGGTTTTAG
- a CDS encoding SH3 domain-containing protein, whose translation MKTLRTSLSIAILILIFGQSFAQPYFNPGSTSLVSTEGLNVREAPEIDAEVIDQLSFGQEVIITAMTDSSFSSNGRSYPFVEVLYQMDGQERNGFIWSGLLAAAYSYEGNSLYLLKHIKGGDMEDPKARFVLYKREEGKTQELSRFEYEYLELEMLEFISLSVKEIEGFENVENLIRIDISHLACCSSNDELYFLESDAKSLSQLPSISNVFCDGEYPRHEYQFPMDAPGQRSRIIHTETEYDLEGNILRREQVQSIAWNGEKLSPYKN comes from the coding sequence ATGAAAACTTTAAGAACAAGCCTTAGCATCGCAATTCTGATCCTGATCTTCGGACAAAGTTTCGCTCAACCCTATTTCAATCCAGGCAGCACATCATTGGTCAGTACAGAGGGCCTCAATGTTCGCGAAGCTCCTGAAATAGATGCTGAAGTGATCGATCAGTTGAGCTTTGGACAGGAAGTAATAATTACCGCTATGACAGATTCTTCCTTCAGCAGCAATGGGAGAAGCTATCCCTTTGTAGAGGTCTTGTATCAAATGGATGGTCAGGAAAGAAATGGCTTTATCTGGTCGGGATTATTGGCAGCTGCCTATAGTTATGAAGGAAACAGCCTTTACCTCCTTAAACATATCAAAGGAGGAGATATGGAAGATCCGAAAGCCCGCTTCGTTTTATACAAAAGAGAAGAAGGAAAGACCCAGGAGCTCTCCCGTTTTGAGTACGAGTATCTGGAGTTGGAGATGTTGGAATTCATTTCTTTATCGGTGAAAGAGATCGAAGGCTTTGAGAATGTCGAAAATCTAATTCGTATTGATATCAGTCATTTGGCTTGCTGCAGTTCCAATGATGAATTGTATTTCCTGGAAAGCGATGCAAAATCTCTTAGTCAGTTGCCTAGTATCAGCAATGTTTTTTGCGACGGAGAATACCCTCGTCATGAATACCAATTTCCGATGGATGCACCGGGTCAAAGATCACGCATTATCCATACAGAAACAGAATATGACCTGGAAGGCAATATCCTTCGCAGAGAACAAGTGCAAAGCATCGCCTGGAATGGAGAGAAACTGAGTCCCTATAAAAATTAG
- the ddlA gene encoding D-alanine--D-alanine ligase, with protein MSSTKTSLALVFGGQSPEHEVSIRSARNIFDAIPTEKYDVVLIGVDKVGAWNHIAEEELRKEDLDLKKAGKPLAVVPGAKEKQIIYLSTENGTFPQIDVVFPITHGPYGEDGTLQGIFMHLDLPFVGPGVLGSSAAMDKDVCKRLLRDADLKVAEYVCFQYYEKDAIDYIGVVNKLGLPLFIKPANMGSSVGVKKAESKAEFDAAIQEAFRYDHKVIVEEAIVGRELECAVMGNAVVETSHVGEVAVDPEAAGLYDYESKYISATAAETLIPAPNIDDQTLAKLLLVAKNSYRVVGCEGMTRVDMFLTEEGHVYVNELNTLPGFTSISMYPKLWEHAGTSYSDLIDHLIELALERGERDKKLEKSLS; from the coding sequence ATGTCCTCTACGAAAACTTCTCTTGCTCTGGTCTTCGGTGGTCAATCCCCCGAACACGAAGTATCTATACGCTCTGCACGCAATATTTTTGATGCTATTCCAACAGAAAAATACGATGTCGTATTGATTGGAGTAGATAAAGTGGGAGCCTGGAATCACATTGCAGAAGAAGAACTTCGAAAGGAAGATCTTGATTTAAAGAAAGCGGGCAAGCCTTTGGCAGTTGTTCCCGGAGCGAAGGAAAAGCAGATTATATACTTATCCACGGAAAATGGCACTTTTCCACAAATAGATGTAGTATTCCCGATTACCCATGGTCCTTATGGAGAAGATGGAACACTACAAGGTATATTTATGCATTTGGATCTGCCTTTTGTTGGACCTGGTGTACTCGGTTCTTCGGCAGCAATGGATAAGGATGTCTGCAAAAGACTTTTGAGAGATGCTGACCTGAAAGTAGCCGAATATGTTTGCTTTCAGTATTATGAAAAAGACGCCATTGACTACATCGGGGTGGTCAATAAGCTTGGACTCCCGCTCTTCATTAAGCCCGCAAATATGGGGTCCTCTGTAGGTGTAAAAAAAGCTGAAAGTAAAGCTGAGTTTGATGCTGCTATTCAGGAAGCTTTCCGATATGACCATAAAGTGATTGTTGAAGAAGCGATAGTCGGGAGAGAGCTGGAGTGTGCAGTCATGGGAAATGCAGTAGTGGAAACTTCCCATGTGGGAGAGGTTGCTGTTGATCCGGAAGCTGCAGGACTTTATGATTACGAGAGCAAATACATTTCAGCCACTGCGGCAGAAACCCTCATACCCGCACCCAATATCGATGATCAGACTCTGGCCAAGCTTCTCTTGGTTGCCAAGAATTCCTATCGAGTTGTAGGTTGCGAAGGGATGACCCGTGTCGATATGTTTCTGACAGAAGAAGGCCATGTTTACGTAAATGAACTCAATACTCTTCCGGGTTTTACCAGCATCAGTATGTATCCTAAACTTTGGGAACATGCTGGAACTTCCTATTCCGATCTGATCGATCACCTTATAGAATTGGCTTTGGAAAGAGGAGAACGAGATAAAAAGCTGGAGAAAAGTCTTTCTTAA
- a CDS encoding transposase yields MDNNVYGIDIAKKSFEVVCLNDSGKSWVKSYSNTASGHCKFIEVLSQGDLCVMEASGPYYLSLAFSLHQHGIKLSVVNPLVIRRYSQMQLRRTKTDQQDARLIAQYGRDHRSFIKLWQPPAAIFLRLQQFLTSINLFQKQLQMLRNQLEAMDQVPIVDPLVRSQQLYLIEQLQASIKRLEQQMLSLSKEHCSQSYQSLMSIPGIGPKTACLLICITHDFSRFESAKQLVAYLGLCPRIFTSGSSVKGKERIVKMGQALARKYLYMGAFSAMKVNPLCQSMVENMKQKGKHHKVIRVAVAHKLLRQAFAVAKNRTQFNPNFI; encoded by the coding sequence ATGGATAATAACGTATATGGAATCGACATTGCCAAAAAAAGCTTTGAAGTAGTCTGTCTTAATGATAGTGGGAAAAGCTGGGTAAAAAGCTATTCCAATACTGCTTCGGGCCATTGTAAATTTATCGAAGTCCTCTCTCAAGGAGATCTCTGTGTCATGGAAGCAAGTGGTCCCTATTATTTATCCCTGGCCTTTAGTTTACATCAGCATGGGATTAAACTAAGTGTAGTTAATCCCCTGGTCATTCGCCGCTACAGTCAGATGCAATTAAGGCGAACCAAGACCGATCAGCAAGACGCGCGCTTAATTGCTCAATATGGACGGGATCACCGAAGCTTTATTAAGCTCTGGCAGCCTCCAGCGGCTATTTTTCTCCGCTTACAGCAGTTTTTGACTAGCATTAACCTATTTCAAAAACAGCTCCAGATGCTTCGTAATCAGCTCGAGGCTATGGATCAAGTTCCTATTGTGGATCCTTTGGTGAGAAGTCAGCAGCTTTATCTGATCGAACAGCTACAAGCTTCGATCAAGCGGCTGGAGCAACAGATGCTCAGCCTTAGTAAAGAGCATTGTTCACAAAGCTATCAGTCGCTTATGAGCATCCCAGGTATAGGACCTAAGACCGCTTGTTTGTTGATCTGTATTACCCATGACTTTAGCCGATTTGAGTCTGCCAAACAATTGGTCGCTTATTTGGGATTATGTCCTCGTATTTTCACATCGGGTAGCTCAGTAAAGGGAAAGGAGAGGATCGTAAAAATGGGGCAGGCCTTGGCAAGAAAGTATCTCTATATGGGAGCCTTTTCCGCGATGAAAGTAAATCCTCTTTGTCAATCTATGGTAGAAAACATGAAGCAAAAGGGTAAACATCATAAAGTCATTAGAGTTGCGGTTGCTCATAAACTCTTAAGACAGGCTTTTGCTGTAGCTAAAAATAGAACTCAATTTAATCCCAATTTTATTTGA
- the recR gene encoding recombination mediator RecR, with protein sequence MEYPSKAIEEAVNELASLPGVGRKTALRLALHILKQTENDAERLGGSIINLRKNIKYCESCHNISDDPQCKICKHPRRNKQLLCVVEDAKDVIALESTHQFQGIYHVLGGLINPLAGVGPSMLNIDSLVSRINEGGIAEVILAFSANIEGDTTAFYIQKKLAKSGVKISSIARGIPVGTDLEFTDEVTLARSLMNRTLLAVPGAE encoded by the coding sequence ATGGAATATCCTTCGAAAGCGATAGAAGAAGCTGTTAATGAATTGGCCAGCCTGCCGGGCGTAGGAAGGAAAACGGCATTGAGATTAGCCTTGCACATCCTCAAGCAAACGGAAAACGATGCCGAACGCCTCGGAGGTTCAATTATCAACCTTCGCAAAAACATCAAATACTGCGAAAGTTGTCATAATATTTCGGACGATCCTCAATGCAAGATTTGCAAACATCCTCGTCGCAATAAGCAACTGCTTTGCGTGGTAGAAGATGCCAAGGACGTAATCGCTTTGGAGAGCACACACCAGTTTCAGGGAATTTATCATGTCCTTGGAGGCCTGATAAATCCGCTGGCAGGTGTGGGGCCATCTATGTTGAACATAGATTCGCTGGTTTCCCGCATCAATGAAGGGGGAATTGCAGAAGTCATTCTGGCCTTCAGTGCAAATATTGAAGGAGATACCACCGCTTTTTATATCCAGAAGAAGCTGGCCAAAAGCGGAGTCAAAATTTCCAGTATCGCCAGAGGTATTCCAGTCGGGACAGATCTTGAATTTACAGACGAAGTTACCCTGGCACGATCTCTCATGAACAGAACCTTGCTCGCCGTACCTGGAGCTGAATAG
- a CDS encoding glycosyltransferase — protein sequence MSDLSVIIVNYNVKHFLEQCLHSVLKASSKLSVEIFVVDNNSVDGSQQMLKEKFGEQIILIENTDNPGFSKANNQAIKQAKGEYILLLNPDTIVEEETFLKCKDFMDRHQEGGALGVKMIDGQGKFLPESKRALPTPWVSFYKIFGLSSFFPRHKKFAKYHLGYLDKDENHEIEILSGAFMWMRKSALDKTGYLDESFFMYGEDIDLSYRFILEGYKNYYFSDTQIVHYKGESTKKGSLNYVRVFYQAMIIFAKKHFGGNQKRLFISSIKVAVYLRALMAVVYRLYQRLAFPLLEGIMIYGAMFGVKSYWEHYVKFLEGGKDYYPEIFSTLYLPVYTLVFVSFLWIAGAYKKPFKIKPLIMGPLWGFIAIATATYMFSGILNFSRAIVGLSSIFAMLIAIANRGIINMREKGSFFFTEGKQKRVLIAGKKGGIARVSSLIKGELDYPVEIVGAVAEKYQPDSETELLGSFHQLKEILRFYQIDEVIFCNEDMSTQQILDLMAEIQDADVEYKIVPPKADYIVGPQVILNSRYSEQIHYRLQDREEKLRKRVFDLAASSLLLLSFPLLFWLYEQPGRVIRKLWDVFAHKKHIVGYIHPEDSDLPRIKPGLLNMLDRVKPISDTGPMNTHGLDKYYAQSYSWGMDLAILLKSWRKIGTSL from the coding sequence ATGTCCGATCTCTCTGTCATTATTGTCAATTACAATGTAAAGCACTTTCTCGAACAGTGCCTTCATTCTGTATTGAAAGCCAGTTCAAAGCTTTCAGTCGAAATTTTTGTCGTAGACAATAATTCAGTTGACGGCAGTCAGCAGATGCTTAAAGAGAAATTTGGCGAGCAGATTATCCTCATTGAGAATACCGATAATCCCGGCTTTTCCAAAGCAAATAATCAGGCCATCAAGCAAGCGAAAGGAGAATACATACTTCTCCTCAATCCCGATACTATAGTCGAAGAAGAGACTTTCCTCAAATGCAAAGACTTCATGGACAGGCATCAGGAAGGGGGAGCATTGGGCGTAAAAATGATTGATGGTCAGGGTAAATTTTTGCCGGAATCAAAAAGAGCCCTTCCTACTCCCTGGGTTTCTTTCTACAAAATATTTGGCCTTTCCAGCTTTTTCCCCCGCCATAAAAAATTTGCTAAATACCACTTAGGTTATCTGGATAAGGATGAAAACCACGAAATCGAAATACTTTCCGGAGCTTTTATGTGGATGCGTAAGTCTGCCCTGGATAAAACTGGTTATCTGGACGAGAGCTTTTTTATGTATGGAGAGGACATAGATCTTTCCTATCGCTTCATTCTCGAAGGCTATAAAAATTACTATTTCTCGGATACCCAGATCGTTCATTATAAAGGAGAGAGTACCAAAAAAGGAAGCCTCAATTATGTCAGGGTCTTTTATCAGGCCATGATCATTTTTGCCAAGAAACATTTTGGCGGGAATCAAAAGCGTTTATTCATCAGTTCTATTAAAGTAGCGGTTTACCTGCGGGCTTTAATGGCTGTAGTGTACAGGCTTTACCAGCGACTGGCATTTCCCTTGCTTGAGGGGATCATGATTTATGGAGCCATGTTTGGGGTTAAATCCTATTGGGAGCATTATGTAAAATTTCTGGAAGGGGGAAAGGATTATTATCCCGAGATTTTTTCCACGCTTTACCTGCCGGTTTATACCCTGGTATTTGTGAGTTTCCTCTGGATAGCTGGCGCCTATAAAAAACCATTCAAGATAAAGCCGCTCATCATGGGCCCCTTGTGGGGATTCATTGCCATCGCTACCGCGACCTATATGTTTTCCGGCATCCTGAATTTTTCCCGGGCTATTGTTGGTCTATCCTCCATTTTTGCTATGCTCATCGCCATCGCCAATCGGGGCATCATCAATATGCGGGAGAAAGGGAGTTTCTTTTTCACGGAAGGCAAACAAAAACGAGTTTTGATTGCAGGGAAAAAAGGAGGAATCGCCCGAGTTTCTTCTCTGATCAAAGGAGAATTGGATTATCCGGTAGAAATCGTGGGAGCAGTTGCGGAAAAATATCAGCCGGATTCAGAAACCGAATTGCTCGGCAGCTTTCACCAATTGAAAGAGATCCTGCGATTCTACCAAATCGATGAAGTGATCTTTTGCAATGAAGATATGTCCACCCAACAAATTCTTGATCTCATGGCGGAGATACAGGATGCAGATGTGGAGTATAAAATCGTACCACCGAAAGCTGATTATATCGTAGGCCCTCAAGTAATTCTGAACAGTCGTTATAGCGAGCAGATTCATTATCGCCTTCAGGATCGGGAAGAGAAATTGAGAAAACGTGTATTTGATTTAGCGGCCAGTAGTCTCCTACTATTGAGCTTTCCGCTACTCTTCTGGTTATACGAACAGCCAGGCCGAGTCATCCGAAAACTCTGGGATGTCTTTGCGCATAAAAAGCACATCGTAGGATATATACATCCTGAAGATTCTGACCTCCCCCGGATCAAACCCGGCCTACTAAATATGCTGGATAGGGTGAAGCCCATTTCTGATACAGGTCCGATGAATACCCATGGTCTGGATAAATATTATGCCCAATCCTATAGTTGGGGAATGGACCTTGCTATCCTCTTAAAATCCTGGCGAAAAATAGGAACCTCCCTTTAG
- a CDS encoding TonB-dependent receptor, protein MLKKVILGGVFLLLLVSVSLAQDIYLSLQDQVDLGYIEKATVIGLSEGGEELFEKESDKKGRVYLQTSWIEHSHKLKISHPGYKDLEIDFEEVQSLQFRIYLESKTFNFNEIVFTANKYQENKEDIPYQIDVVKAQDIQFNNPQTSADLLMQKGSVFVQKTQMGGGSPNLRGFEANKVLLVIDGIRMNNAIYRSGHLQNVITIDPSIIDRTEIMFGPSSVMYGSDALGGVMHFYTKNPELSSDGEPLLKANFASRYASANQEKYLHADLSYGRQNWGSLTSISAVDYGDLRVGNNRREEYPNFGQRDWYVERIGGRDSLINNEDPNLMRNTGFSQLDILQKFFFLPSTRISHTLNFQFSTSTDVPRFDRLIQWRDGVPRFAEWHYGPQKRLLASYQLKHTAKNKYYDQLSLIAGYQGIEESRINRNFQSELINNRIEQVKVFSLNLDANKIVRQDHELAYGLEAVINDVASTAFQENILSAETSALDTRYPDGGSMMNTFAAYFTHRWELNDELTLTDGIRATAVSLNSRFEDRSFFPFPFSEIDKNSQALSGNLAVVFQPGDGWRISALAATGFRAPNLDDVAKVFDSQPGNVVVPNPNLNPEYSYNGELSLSKTFGDILRIELTGFYTWYTNAIVVRDFNLNGEQFVLYEDSLSRVQANVNAKTAFIAGLNNNIYLDLGEFSFSNSLTFTYGQETETGVPMDHIPPFFGKTEFNYKTKRFQASFYSLYNGWKRPDRYSPRDENNSEFATEDGWPAWMTLNLKASYALNPKLKLQFGIENLLDTHYRPFSSRISAAGRNIILSLRAGL, encoded by the coding sequence ATGTTAAAAAAGGTAATCCTAGGGGGTGTATTCCTGCTTCTACTGGTATCTGTCAGCCTGGCTCAGGATATATATCTGAGCTTGCAGGATCAGGTGGATTTAGGATACATAGAGAAAGCAACCGTAATTGGTCTGTCGGAGGGAGGCGAGGAATTATTTGAAAAAGAAAGCGATAAAAAAGGCCGTGTTTATCTTCAGACTTCCTGGATTGAACATAGCCACAAATTAAAAATCAGCCATCCGGGCTATAAGGATTTAGAGATTGATTTCGAGGAAGTTCAATCTCTCCAATTCCGTATTTATCTGGAAAGCAAAACCTTCAATTTCAATGAGATTGTTTTTACGGCCAATAAATACCAGGAAAATAAAGAAGACATTCCCTATCAAATTGATGTAGTAAAAGCCCAGGATATTCAATTTAACAATCCTCAGACTTCTGCTGACCTTTTAATGCAGAAAGGAAGCGTTTTCGTACAAAAGACTCAAATGGGTGGTGGCAGTCCCAATCTCAGAGGTTTTGAGGCAAATAAGGTACTGCTGGTTATAGATGGCATTAGGATGAATAATGCGATTTATAGAAGTGGCCATTTGCAGAATGTAATCACCATTGATCCCTCTATCATTGACCGGACGGAAATTATGTTTGGGCCTAGTTCGGTCATGTATGGCAGCGATGCCCTGGGAGGAGTCATGCATTTTTATACCAAAAATCCAGAATTAAGTAGCGATGGAGAGCCCCTTTTAAAGGCCAATTTTGCCAGTCGCTATGCATCCGCCAATCAGGAAAAATACCTGCATGCCGACCTCAGCTATGGTAGACAAAACTGGGGTTCACTCACCAGTATCTCTGCCGTTGATTATGGAGATTTGCGAGTTGGAAATAACAGAAGAGAGGAGTATCCCAATTTCGGCCAAAGAGATTGGTATGTGGAAAGGATAGGGGGAAGGGACTCTCTGATCAACAATGAAGACCCCAACCTCATGCGAAATACAGGCTTTAGTCAGCTGGATATTCTGCAAAAATTCTTTTTCCTTCCTTCTACCCGTATCTCTCATACCCTCAATTTCCAGTTTTCGACTTCAACAGATGTACCTCGCTTTGATCGACTTATTCAATGGAGAGATGGAGTCCCCAGATTTGCCGAATGGCACTACGGCCCACAGAAAAGATTACTGGCTTCCTATCAGTTGAAGCACACGGCTAAAAACAAATACTATGATCAATTAAGTTTGATTGCCGGCTATCAGGGTATTGAGGAAAGCAGGATAAACCGAAACTTTCAAAGCGAACTTATAAATAATCGAATCGAGCAAGTGAAGGTATTCAGCCTGAATCTGGATGCCAATAAGATCGTTCGTCAGGATCATGAACTTGCCTATGGATTGGAGGCTGTGATCAATGATGTTGCTTCCACCGCATTTCAGGAAAATATCCTAAGCGCTGAGACCTCTGCCCTGGATACTCGCTATCCGGACGGGGGAAGCATGATGAATACCTTTGCTGCCTATTTCACCCATCGCTGGGAGTTGAATGATGAACTGACCTTGACAGATGGGATCAGAGCGACAGCTGTTTCACTGAATTCACGATTTGAGGACAGAAGTTTTTTCCCATTTCCTTTCTCCGAAATAGACAAAAACAGCCAGGCATTGAGTGGCAATCTGGCAGTAGTTTTTCAGCCAGGAGATGGATGGAGAATTTCTGCTTTAGCCGCTACAGGCTTCAGAGCTCCCAATCTGGATGATGTCGCTAAAGTATTTGATTCACAACCTGGTAATGTAGTCGTTCCCAATCCCAACCTCAATCCCGAATACAGCTACAATGGAGAGTTAAGCCTCAGCAAAACCTTCGGCGATATACTCAGAATAGAGTTGACAGGCTTCTATACCTGGTACACAAATGCCATAGTAGTGAGGGATTTCAATTTAAATGGAGAACAATTTGTCCTTTATGAAGATTCACTTAGTCGGGTTCAAGCCAATGTAAATGCAAAAACTGCCTTCATTGCAGGATTGAATAACAACATCTACCTCGATCTGGGCGAATTTTCTTTCTCCAATAGTCTCACTTTTACTTACGGACAAGAGACCGAGACAGGAGTCCCTATGGATCATATTCCCCCTTTCTTTGGAAAGACAGAATTCAATTATAAAACCAAAAGATTTCAGGCCTCTTTCTATAGCTTGTATAATGGATGGAAGCGCCCGGATAGATATAGTCCCCGGGATGAGAATAATTCTGAGTTTGCTACGGAAGATGGTTGGCCTGCATGGATGACCTTAAATCTTAAAGCTTCTTATGCTTTGAATCCTAAACTGAAGCTTCAATTTGGAATTGAAAATCTTCTGGATACTCACTATCGCCCCTTTTCC